A window of the Ostrea edulis chromosome 1, xbOstEdul1.1, whole genome shotgun sequence genome harbors these coding sequences:
- the LOC125664464 gene encoding trafficking protein particle complex subunit 11-like, with protein sequence MSWASELPTELQRRPTGLVGLTGLDVTYNAIHKLIWDSFYNNRRPDRVPLQFKVFPGDHEYPKCRTNKRQSYEWYIPKGILKTGWMNKHLTLVPAVVVVFFDLDWDEPLWKEKQMECATRVEIVRNSLQGRGTKVAVVLIQKNAPLPPGEDMVAAERAASLCSACDLSAKQLYVLPHTDHLIGYTIRLENAFYELAQSYYHGEARKVKSHRDFLNKTTHQLLFVRHQYKIAFFNELKQDSHTALKHYKQAYGHLLDLRMHDTNLLEIKTIAGFISYKICRLSFQHTAPLDAIAQFRKHIDFFKSRVGSPDLAFEHSAWMSKQFQVFGDLFDEAIKLGLTAIQTQHPGFYYQQAANHSINRKQLCRGLCKPLTQVFQPDPLESLNHLDFYGQRPWRQGHQSIEPPDIQKEKEGILALQSLEVKVDHSWLTIPLLSNAVAQFKKYKSPRMKRYLMVQMGEEYYHAKDYNKALMLLNKVTWDYRGERWWPLLTSILDTSLKCAYLTAKLQDYVSVCLEMAGPYVRLSEEEKTRIQMNLTRVLTNDPPEPEPGLDSGCVENARRLWQTSSESPCVFTMDVQTIVPFVECKGVFTAETFAADREVELQIYIRTNCQFPIRFSKLSVQLNNQIYNDYCKVVDGHGISAVSDGDFTDKDLYLVPGKTKLYTFSFLPVKDDINSQIEVTSMVLELGSETKKCALLRWMGGGGDALVTPFTSPPVTSRPPVKATGDIHWDSVGVRSKTRVLPRTAMVDLDLIHQSPCLLNEFYCLSLNVNNKEEVKIHNVRLSFGVKEDTSSNVADQTIHMCLDKPEFDGKTINRINSIDIGTIPKGGQSTKKLYIKNLQIGARNVFFKVEYDVSIETKQGAVTCSCQKEEELSLNTVNPFEVSVKLLSMKFEALDTVQIQEPFLLSPELNCTSPWTIEMSSSSLNMSSNVCHVDKVVQSQLQGVTLNKSECASECICLKAINSTPIPVSIGTYSVSWRRKTDESSPYVDTVFPLPTVNTEYIPLSVQLRLPAFGGVKSLLPLSYVLCNRTPYPQELEVTMDTNDCFMFSGNKQFHFRVLPGEPYELKYNLFPLVAGHVNLPKLNFTLLRYPDPIDAILQKMLPTHIFIKPCGKVLSQGT encoded by the exons ATGTCATGGGCGAGTGAACTTCCTACTGAGCTCCAGCGCCGGCCCACAGGACTTGTAGGGTTGACTGGGCTGGATGTCACATACAATGCCATACACAAGTTGATTTGGGACTCGTTTTACAATAATCGTAGACCGGATCGCGTGCCACTGCAGTTCAAAGTGTTCCCAGGGGATCACGAGTATCCAAAATGTAGGACAAACAAG AGACAGTCATATGAGTGGTACATACCAAAGGGGATACTGAAGACCGGCTGGATGAACAAGCACCTGACCTTAGTTCCTGCTGTTGTGGTTGTCTTCTTTGACCTTGACTGGGATGAGCCCCTGTGGAAGGAGAAGCAGATGGAGTGTGCGACCAGAGTGGAGATTGTCAG GAACAGTTTACAGGGCCGAGGGACTAAGGTGGCAGTGGTCCTGATCCAAAAGAATGCTCCCCTCCCACCTGGGGAGGACATGGTCGCGGCTGAGCGAGCAGCATCCCTGTGTAGTGCCTGTGATTTGTCAGCCAAGCAGCTGTATGTGTTACCACACACAGACCATCTGATAGGATACACAATAag GCTGGAGAATGCCTTTTatgagcttgctcagagttatTACCATGGTGAGGCTCGTAAAGTGAAATCTCACAGAGACTTCCTGAACAAAACCACGCACCAGCTCCTGTTCGTCAGACATCAGTATAAAATTGCATTCTTCAATGAGTTAAAGCAGGACAGCCACACAGCACTGAA ACATTACAAACAGGCCTATGGACACCTATTAGATCTCAGAATGCATGACACAAACTTACTGGAGATTAAGACTATTGCAGGCTTCATCAGTTATAAG ATTTGCAGACTCTCCTTCCAGCACACCGCCCCACTAGATGCCATTGCACAGTTCAGGAAGCACATAGATTTCTTCAAGTCTCGAGTGGGGAGTCCAGATCTCGCTTTTGAACACAGTGCTTGGATGTCTAAACA ATTTCAGGTGTTTGGCGACCTTTTTGATGAGGCGATTAAGCTAGGATTAACAGCAATACAGACACAGCATCCCGGGTTTTATTATCAACAGGCGGCCAACCATTCCATCAACAGGAAACAGCTGTGTCGGGGTCTCTGTAAG CCCTTGACCCAGGTGTTTCAGCCCGACCCCCTGGAAAGCCTTAATCACCTGGACTTCTATGGACAGCGACCTTGGAGACAGGGTCATCAAA GCATTGAGCCTCCAGACATTCAGAAAGAAAAGGAAGGAATTCTTGCACTCCAGAGTTTGGAAGTCAAAGTAGACCACTCG TGGCTGACGATTCCGTTACTCAGCAATGCAGTGGCACAGTTCAAAAAGTACAAGTCTCCCCGAATGAAGCGATACCTAA TGGTTCAAATGGGGGAAGAGTATTATCATGCCAAGGATTACAATAAGGCTCtcat GTTGTTGAACAAGGTGACATGGGACTACCGTGGGGAGCGCTGGTGGCCACTCCTAACCTCAATCTTGGACACCTCCCTGAAGTGTGCCTATCTGACCGCTAAACTCCAGGACTACGTGTCAGTCTGTCTAGAAATGGCTGGGCCCT ATGTCCGACTGAGTGAGGAAGAGAAGACGAGAATCCAGATGAACCTGACCCGAGTGTTGACA AATGACCCACCAGAGCCGGAGCCAGGCTTAGACTCGGGATGTGTTGAGAATGCTCGTCGTTTGTGGCAGACGTCATCTGAGTCACCGTGTGTCTTCACTATGGACGTTCAGACCATTGTACCATTTG TGGAGTGTAAGGGGGTATTTACTGCTGAGACATTCGCTGCTGACCGGGAAGTGGAACTGCAGATCTACATTAG AACAAACTGTCAGTTTCCCATCCGTTTTTCTAAACTTTCCGTTCAGCTGAACAACCAGATTTACAATGACTACTGCAAGGTGGTAGATGGACATGGAATTTCTGCCGTGTCGGATGGGGATTTCACCGACAAAGACTTGTACCTGGTTCCTGGGAAAACTAAACTCTACACCTTTTCATTTCTACCTGTTAAAGATGACATCAACTCTCAGATCGAG GTGACATCCATGGTTTTAGAGCTGGGATCAGAGACAAAGAAGTGTGCCCTGCTAAGGTGGATGGGAGGGGGAGGGGATGCATTAGTCACTCCATTTACCTCACCCCCGGTGACGAGCAGACCCCCCGTGAAGGCGACGGGGGATATACACTGGGACAGTGTGGGAGTGCGGTCCAAAACCAG GGTTTTGCCAAGGACTGCTAtggttgaccttgacctaattcaTCAGTCACCATGTCTGTTGAATGAGTTCTACTGCTTATCgctgaatgtaaacaataaagaGGAGGTCAAAATTCATAATGTCag GTTGTCATTTGGCGTAAAGGAAGACACGTCTAGCAATGTTGCCGATCAGACAA TACACATGTGTTTGGATAAGCCAGAATTTGACGGTAAAACTATCAACAGAATTAACAGTATCGACATAGGAACCATTCCTAAAGGTGGACAG AGTACGAAAAAGCTTTACATTAAAAATCTACAGATCGGAGCAAGgaatgtgttttttaag GTCGAGTATGACGTCTCCATAGAAACCAAACAAGGCGCTGTGACCTGTTCCTGTCAGAAGGAGGAGGAGCTATCTCTGAACACTGTGAATCCTTTCGAAGTTTCCGTCAAGCTTCTCTCCATGAAG tTTGAGGCTTTAGATACAGTGCAAATACAAGAGCCGTTTTTATTAAGTCCTGAACTGAACTGTACCTCACCCTGGACAATAGAGATGTCATCCAGCAGCCTCAATATG TCATCCAATGTGTGTCATGTTGATAAAGTTGTACAGTCACAGCTACAAGGAG TGACCTTGAATAAATCAGAATGTGCATCCGAGTGTATCTGTTTAAAGGCCATAAACTCCACACCGATCCCTGTATCCATAGGAACATATTCCGTGTCATGGAGACG GAAAACGGATGAGAGCTCTCCCTATGTAGACACGGTGTTCCCACTGCCCACAGTCAATACAGAGTACATTCCCCTGTCTGTCCAGTTACGTCTTCCGGCCTTCGGTGGCGTCAAGTCACTACTGCCGTTATCTTACGTACTCTGCAATCGCACGCCCTATCCACAGGAACTGGAAGTTACCATGGATACCAATGACTGCTTCATGTTCTCAGGAAACAAGCAG TTTCATTTCCGTGTGCTGCCTGGTGAGCCGTATGAACTCAAGTACAACTTGTTTCCTCTGGTGGCAGGTCATGTAAATTTACCCAAACTGAACTTCACCCTGCTACGATACCCAGATCCAATCGACGCCATTCTACAGAAAATGCTCCCTACCCATATATTCATTAAG CCCTGTGGAAAGGTGTTGTCTCAAGGAACCTGA